The Salegentibacter mishustinae genome includes a window with the following:
- a CDS encoding sigma-54-dependent transcriptional regulator, translated as MTKILIVEDDVPFGTMLKTFLIKRDYEVELVFSGAEAFKKLKENSFNLILSDVRLPDTSGLDILKEVKAENADTQVIIMTSYAEISMAVEAMKIGAFDYVSKPFRPESILQTIENALTHTQVQQPSAPTQAKKTQKPASGQETSFVKGVSEAAIKLSDYIELVAPTNMSVLIMGESGTGKEQVAKSIHQQSKRAGAPFIAVDCGAIPRELASSEFFGHLKGSFTGAINDKTGHFEAANGGTLFLDEIGNLSYELQVQLLRALQERKIKPVGSNNEIQVDIRVITATNEDLAQAVKDGEFREDLYHRLNEFSIKVPALKERKEDLMLFAEYFLDEANTELEKNVIGFTESAIEAFKNYNWPGNLRELKNMVKRAALLTQDEMIPLKVLPHEIATATHSNTETEYGLFKNKNEEQLILDALEKAGGNKSKAARLLSIDRKTLYNKLKQYDIKL; from the coding sequence ATGACAAAAATTCTTATAGTTGAAGATGATGTTCCTTTTGGAACTATGCTGAAAACTTTCCTAATCAAGCGCGACTATGAGGTTGAATTGGTTTTTTCTGGAGCAGAAGCTTTTAAAAAGTTAAAAGAAAACTCATTTAACCTAATTCTTTCTGATGTTAGGTTACCCGATACCAGCGGACTTGATATTTTAAAAGAGGTGAAAGCTGAAAATGCCGACACCCAGGTCATCATCATGACTAGCTATGCCGAAATTAGTATGGCGGTAGAGGCGATGAAAATAGGAGCTTTTGACTATGTTTCTAAACCATTTAGGCCTGAGTCTATTTTGCAAACCATAGAAAATGCTTTAACCCATACCCAAGTACAACAACCCAGCGCACCAACACAAGCTAAAAAAACACAAAAGCCTGCTTCAGGTCAGGAAACCAGTTTTGTAAAAGGAGTTAGTGAAGCGGCGATAAAATTAAGCGATTATATTGAGCTTGTTGCGCCTACAAATATGTCCGTTTTAATTATGGGTGAAAGCGGAACAGGTAAAGAGCAGGTAGCAAAAAGTATTCACCAACAAAGTAAGCGGGCCGGTGCTCCATTTATAGCCGTAGATTGCGGGGCAATCCCTCGTGAATTAGCTTCCAGTGAATTTTTTGGTCATTTAAAAGGTTCTTTTACCGGGGCGATAAATGATAAAACAGGACATTTTGAAGCAGCCAATGGAGGTACCCTTTTTCTCGATGAGATTGGTAACCTTAGTTATGAACTTCAGGTGCAATTATTAAGAGCCCTCCAGGAAAGAAAAATTAAACCGGTAGGCAGTAATAACGAAATACAGGTAGATATTCGTGTGATTACCGCTACAAACGAAGATCTTGCACAAGCTGTAAAAGATGGCGAGTTTAGAGAAGATCTTTATCATCGTTTAAATGAATTTTCAATTAAAGTTCCTGCTTTAAAAGAACGGAAAGAAGATTTGATGCTTTTTGCAGAATATTTTCTCGACGAAGCAAATACTGAATTGGAAAAAAATGTGATAGGTTTTACTGAAAGTGCTATAGAAGCTTTTAAGAACTATAACTGGCCAGGTAATTTAAGGGAGTTAAAGAATATGGTGAAAAGGGCCGCCTTGCTTACACAGGATGAAATGATACCTCTTAAAGTGCTTCCGCACGAAATCGCAACAGCTACTCATTCTAACACAGAAACCGAATACGGGCTTTTTAAAAATAAGAATGAGGAACAACTAATTTTAGACGCTTTGGAGAAAGCCGGCGGTAATAAAAGTAAAGCTGCGAGATTACTTTCTATAGATCGTAAAACACTTTACAATAAACTAAAACAGTACGATATTAAACTTTAA
- a CDS encoding HIT family protein, with the protein MSSLFTKIVKGEVPAYKIAEDSQFLAFLDINPNARGHVLCIPKKEVDYIFDLEEEVYQELMRFSRKVALALKKTVDCKRVGMAVVGLEVPHAHVHLIPLNSMSDMDFSNSVKMEDEEFKKLAESIHVNL; encoded by the coding sequence ATGTCTAGTTTATTCACCAAAATTGTAAAAGGCGAAGTGCCTGCTTACAAGATCGCCGAGGATAGTCAGTTTTTAGCTTTTTTAGATATAAATCCCAATGCCAGGGGTCACGTGCTCTGTATTCCCAAAAAAGAAGTAGATTATATTTTTGACCTTGAGGAGGAAGTCTACCAAGAATTGATGCGATTTTCTCGAAAAGTAGCCCTGGCCCTAAAAAAAACCGTTGATTGCAAAAGGGTAGGAATGGCAGTTGTAGGACTTGAAGTCCCGCACGCCCACGTTCATCTCATTCCACTTAATTCTATGAGTGATATGGACTTTTCAAATAGCGTCAAAATGGAGGATGAAGAATTCAAAAAGTTAGCGGAATCTATTCACGTAAATCTTTAA
- a CDS encoding TonB-dependent receptor, translating to MKSLLFFIGLCLISLQAVAQTHIVQGKVTRGEKPVEGVAVYAVESGEGTATDENGRYSLQLKEGTYKLVFSYGNQKSLEVELDQDKTLNVDLANVEEVLDEVFLSSVRVTAKSPITYSNLGNEEIEDRNLGQDIPVLMNYMPNVVTTSDAGAGVGYTGIRVRGSGPTSTNVTINGIPYNDAESLGTFWVNLGDFASSVENLQLQRGVGTSTNGAGAFGASINILTDGYSEEANAEIGNSYGSFNTHKHTVKFSTGLIDNHWEFAGRASQIKSDGYIDRASSDLKSYFLQGTYVDENTLVKAITFGGSETTYQAWYGIDAETLENDRTYNPAGVYTDEAGNTKFYENQTDNYKQDHYQLLWNQEYNKNWSSNLAFHYTYGRGYYEEYEEDAALNEFGLENFQADGEEVSTSDLVGTKWLDNDFYGTTFGLNYQDADWDVNFGGAWNRYIGDHFGEVIYTRFARNNDPYEPYYENVGRKTDFNLYGKATYAISDKLAGYLDMQVRTIDYETEGVLSEGNEFLVNDSFTFFNPKAGLTYVLNDQNQFYFSYARANREPRRSDYENGDPEHEELNDYELGWRLNTTAVQLNTNLYYMDYQNQLVLTGGIDDVGSFIRENSGNSYRLGLEIDAIIRLSEKVVLRPNLALSQNKNIDFVATWDGELVDFGNTDISFSPSIVGGNRISYLPVNGLELSLLSKYVGEQYMSNIEAETSKLDAYFVNDFNVQYTWRNAPLFKEVVFTGLVNNIFGEEYVSNGYYYTFDVENPDTSTGLQTLDGAGYYPQATTNFLAGITLKF from the coding sequence ATGAAATCTTTATTATTTTTTATCGGCCTCTGCCTTATTTCACTGCAAGCCGTTGCTCAAACACACATTGTACAGGGAAAAGTAACCCGTGGCGAAAAGCCGGTAGAAGGCGTGGCAGTTTATGCCGTAGAATCTGGAGAGGGCACAGCTACCGATGAAAATGGGAGGTATAGCCTCCAGCTTAAAGAAGGAACTTATAAGCTTGTATTTTCTTATGGGAATCAAAAAAGTTTAGAGGTAGAGCTTGATCAGGACAAAACCTTAAATGTAGACCTTGCTAATGTTGAAGAAGTTTTAGATGAGGTTTTTCTTTCTTCGGTAAGAGTTACCGCAAAATCTCCTATTACTTATAGTAACCTTGGTAATGAGGAAATTGAAGATCGTAACCTGGGCCAGGATATTCCTGTGTTAATGAATTATATGCCTAATGTGGTAACTACCAGTGATGCCGGTGCCGGCGTGGGTTACACCGGGATTAGGGTGAGAGGAAGCGGTCCCACCAGTACCAATGTAACAATAAATGGTATTCCCTATAACGATGCTGAAAGCCTTGGAACCTTTTGGGTGAACCTGGGTGACTTTGCATCTTCTGTAGAAAATTTACAGTTGCAACGTGGGGTGGGAACTTCCACAAATGGCGCCGGTGCTTTTGGAGCCAGTATAAATATCTTAACCGACGGTTACAGCGAAGAAGCAAACGCAGAAATTGGCAATAGCTACGGTTCTTTTAACACGCACAAGCATACCGTGAAATTCAGTACTGGACTTATAGACAATCATTGGGAATTTGCCGGCCGTGCTTCGCAAATTAAAAGTGATGGCTATATAGATAGGGCCAGTAGTGATTTAAAATCTTACTTTCTACAAGGAACCTATGTAGACGAAAATACACTCGTTAAGGCCATAACATTTGGAGGTAGTGAAACTACTTACCAGGCCTGGTACGGGATAGATGCAGAAACCCTGGAAAACGATCGAACCTATAACCCTGCGGGAGTATATACCGATGAGGCTGGAAACACTAAATTCTATGAAAACCAAACCGATAATTACAAGCAAGATCACTATCAATTACTGTGGAACCAGGAGTATAATAAAAACTGGTCTTCTAATCTTGCTTTTCATTATACCTATGGCCGCGGTTATTACGAGGAATATGAAGAGGATGCTGCTTTAAATGAATTCGGATTGGAAAATTTTCAGGCTGATGGGGAAGAAGTTTCTACTTCAGATTTGGTAGGCACTAAATGGCTGGATAATGATTTCTACGGAACTACTTTCGGTTTAAATTATCAGGATGCAGATTGGGATGTGAATTTTGGCGGTGCCTGGAATCGATACATTGGTGATCATTTTGGTGAAGTTATTTACACCCGTTTTGCTAGAAATAATGATCCTTATGAGCCATACTATGAAAATGTAGGTAGAAAAACTGACTTTAACCTATACGGAAAAGCGACTTATGCGATTTCAGACAAACTGGCCGGTTATTTAGATATGCAAGTCAGAACTATAGATTATGAGACCGAAGGAGTTTTATCTGAAGGTAATGAATTCCTGGTAAATGATTCTTTCACATTTTTCAATCCAAAAGCCGGATTAACCTATGTGTTGAACGATCAAAATCAATTTTATTTCTCTTATGCTCGCGCCAATAGAGAGCCAAGAAGAAGTGATTATGAAAACGGTGATCCTGAACACGAAGAACTAAACGATTATGAATTGGGCTGGAGGCTTAATACAACAGCTGTTCAGCTAAATACCAATTTATATTATATGGATTATCAAAATCAGCTGGTACTCACCGGTGGTATTGATGATGTTGGTTCTTTTATTCGTGAAAACAGTGGAAATAGTTATCGCTTAGGTCTGGAAATAGATGCGATAATTAGACTTTCAGAAAAAGTAGTGCTAAGGCCAAACCTGGCTTTAAGCCAAAATAAGAATATCGATTTTGTAGCTACCTGGGATGGTGAACTGGTTGATTTTGGGAATACCGATATTTCTTTTTCTCCTTCAATAGTGGGTGGTAATAGAATTAGTTATCTGCCTGTAAATGGTTTGGAATTAAGCCTACTTTCAAAATATGTGGGAGAGCAATATATGAGCAATATTGAAGCCGAAACCTCTAAGTTAGATGCATATTTCGTAAACGATTTTAATGTTCAGTATACCTGGAGAAACGCGCCTTTATTTAAAGAAGTGGTATTTACAGGTTTGGTCAATAATATATTTGGCGAAGAATATGTATCTAATGGCTATTACTACACTTTTGATGTAGAAAACCCAGATACTTCAACGGGTTTACAAACTTTAGATGGAGCAGGTTACTATCCTCAAGCAACTACCAACTTTTTAGCCGGAATTACTTTGAAGTTTTAA
- a CDS encoding acyl-CoA thioesterase, with amino-acid sequence MEAETYKLELQLRIDWSDLDMYKHVNNISFMRYMQSGRVNFWEASGIYEMYENSNMGTMLVSTHCDFKKSLYYPGKAIVKTKLDFIKNSSFGLKHLILDEANKICAEGKDVVVCYDFEKDKTFRIPEDLREKLSEF; translated from the coding sequence ATGGAGGCTGAAACGTATAAGTTAGAACTTCAGCTAAGAATAGACTGGAGTGATTTAGATATGTATAAACACGTGAATAATATCTCGTTTATGCGCTATATGCAATCGGGTCGCGTGAATTTTTGGGAAGCTTCAGGAATCTATGAAATGTATGAAAATAGCAATATGGGAACCATGCTGGTTTCTACACATTGTGATTTCAAAAAATCCCTTTACTATCCCGGAAAAGCCATAGTAAAAACCAAACTAGATTTTATTAAAAATAGTAGTTTCGGTTTAAAGCATTTAATTTTGGATGAAGCCAATAAGATTTGTGCCGAAGGAAAAGATGTAGTGGTTTGTTATGATTTCGAAAAAGATAAAACCTTCAGAATTCCTGAAGATCTAAGAGAAAAACTTTCTGAATTTTAA
- the arfB gene encoding alternative ribosome rescue aminoacyl-tRNA hydrolase ArfB — MDEAQITRELSFKAVRSSGAGGQHVNKTSSKVELYFDVEASEGLSEEEKSRILNKLASRITKDHLLILQSEESRSQHKNKALVIAKFLELLRENIKKPKPRKKTKPSKAAKLKRLKAKKINAEKKARRNDPLK, encoded by the coding sequence TTGGATGAAGCGCAAATAACACGGGAACTTAGTTTTAAAGCCGTGCGAAGTTCGGGTGCCGGTGGACAACACGTTAATAAAACTTCTTCTAAGGTTGAACTTTATTTTGATGTGGAAGCTTCAGAAGGACTTTCAGAAGAAGAAAAATCGCGAATTCTCAATAAACTGGCTTCCCGGATCACCAAAGACCATCTTTTAATTTTACAGAGTGAAGAAAGCAGAAGTCAGCATAAAAACAAGGCACTCGTTATAGCTAAGTTTCTTGAACTACTTAGAGAAAATATTAAAAAGCCTAAACCTCGGAAGAAAACTAAACCCAGCAAGGCGGCAAAATTAAAACGCTTAAAAGCGAAGAAAATCAACGCAGAGAAAAAAGCCAGAAGAAACGATCCTTTAAAATAA
- the greA gene encoding transcription elongation factor GreA — protein MSKVSYYTEEGLKKLKDELNQLRDVERPRASEAIAEARDKGDLSENAEYDAAKEAQGLLEMKISKLEEVVANARVIDESQLDTDKVLVHSHVKIKNQTNGAEVEYKLVAQSEADLKTGKISVDSPIGKGLLGKKVGDTAEINVPSGTMKFEILKIWRE, from the coding sequence ATGAGCAAAGTATCTTATTATACTGAAGAGGGGCTAAAAAAATTGAAAGATGAGCTAAATCAATTACGTGATGTAGAACGGCCAAGAGCTTCTGAAGCTATTGCCGAAGCCCGGGATAAAGGAGATTTAAGTGAGAACGCCGAGTATGATGCTGCTAAGGAAGCACAGGGACTTTTAGAAATGAAGATTTCTAAATTAGAAGAAGTGGTTGCTAACGCAAGAGTGATAGACGAATCTCAATTAGATACCGATAAAGTTTTAGTGCACTCTCACGTAAAAATAAAGAACCAAACTAATGGTGCTGAAGTAGAATATAAACTGGTAGCCCAAAGTGAAGCCGATCTAAAAACAGGTAAAATATCTGTAGATTCTCCAATTGGTAAAGGTTTACTGGGTAAAAAAGTTGGTGATACCGCAGAAATTAATGTTCCTAGCGGAACGATGAAATTTGAAATATTAAAGATCTGGAGAGAATAA
- a CDS encoding sensor histidine kinase, with amino-acid sequence MNFTDERTFNRWFIIISCLIVVGLVLWNTSIFFQRLKEDERAKMSVWAKAQEALDRDPAPEDADLDLILEILNNNTTIPIIHTDTDGEIAYTTNIDPGKLEDPERAEKLLASLKDENEPIIINLGNGEKQYIYYGNSPVLNSLKYYPIGLVLIGFLFIGVVYFFYTTTKNSEQNKLWAGMAKETAHQIGTPLSSLIGWTEILKQENVNESYITEMEKDITRLETITERFSKIGSSPILEKTNIIEATQNSYDYLKTRSSRLIEFSIDTPEGNIPVMLNRQLYSWTIENLVKNAIDAMRGKGKLNISIQEEQKWAHIFIKDTGKGLEKNKFKLIFEPGHTSKKRGWGLGLSLAKRIIEGYHHGRIKVAESEINKGTTFKISLRKV; translated from the coding sequence ATGAACTTCACAGACGAACGCACTTTTAATCGCTGGTTTATTATTATTTCGTGCCTTATCGTAGTAGGCCTGGTATTATGGAATACCAGCATCTTTTTTCAACGTTTAAAAGAAGACGAAAGAGCAAAAATGAGCGTTTGGGCCAAAGCACAGGAAGCGTTGGATAGAGATCCCGCCCCGGAGGATGCCGACCTGGATCTTATCCTGGAAATTTTAAATAACAATACTACGATCCCTATTATTCATACCGACACCGATGGAGAAATTGCATACACGACGAATATAGATCCCGGTAAATTAGAAGATCCTGAACGCGCAGAAAAATTGTTAGCCAGTTTAAAGGATGAAAATGAACCTATTATCATCAACCTGGGAAATGGAGAAAAACAATATATCTATTATGGAAATTCACCGGTCTTAAACAGCCTTAAGTATTACCCAATAGGACTGGTGCTAATTGGCTTTCTCTTTATTGGGGTGGTTTATTTCTTTTATACCACAACTAAAAATAGCGAACAGAACAAACTTTGGGCCGGAATGGCTAAAGAAACTGCACACCAGATCGGGACTCCTTTATCTTCTCTTATTGGCTGGACCGAAATTCTGAAACAGGAAAATGTAAACGAGTCCTATATCACCGAAATGGAAAAAGATATTACGCGACTGGAAACAATTACAGAGCGGTTTTCTAAAATAGGTTCTTCTCCAATCCTGGAAAAAACGAATATCATTGAAGCGACTCAAAATAGCTATGATTATTTAAAAACCAGAAGTTCCAGGCTTATAGAATTTTCAATAGATACCCCAGAAGGAAATATCCCGGTGATGTTAAACCGCCAACTCTATAGCTGGACCATAGAAAACCTGGTAAAAAACGCCATAGATGCTATGCGAGGAAAAGGGAAACTAAATATTAGTATTCAGGAGGAACAAAAATGGGCTCATATCTTTATTAAAGATACCGGCAAAGGCCTGGAAAAAAATAAGTTCAAACTCATTTTTGAACCGGGGCATACCAGCAAGAAAAGAGGTTGGGGACTCGGATTATCTTTAGCGAAAAGAATTATTGAAGGTTATCATCACGGAAGGATCAAAGTAGCCGAAAGCGAAATAAATAAAGGCACAACCTTTAAAATCTCTCTTAGGAAAGTTTAA
- a CDS encoding hybrid sensor histidine kinase/response regulator, producing the protein MRNTKRSITYKVIGGYLLIAALAAVAVWLVWNQVVAFSKVSENNNNNNEQLFMLSDITTSLYETENLSRQLIQTGNEADLEKYQNQIDSIQLDIQRLKTGYADSSMKNELDSIKELLSEKSTNLQELYELREQQRNQNYYSQVLNELKKIDPSFEDYNYRQRFSNLEPHQRRLLIRWLEYSREDNAEKLTNRTADSIIGSVRNVLSELEIANRRFQNTVDKKEQEFLENDMIINQQLRRLLGKIELEEREASIQRAKVSQNMIEESSQIFLIAGIVSFLIILLSLIFIIKDITKSQQYRRELEEAKDFAETLLKRREQFMAAITHDLRSPLNTLIGYTDLIEKSSLNTKQSHYMDQVKKSSNFILHLVNDLLDLSKLEAGKMTVKKLPFNPAKLIKDTVYNALPATRNENVAIVFEASKDADTQVLSDPFRIKQIIANLITNACKFTKEGEIKVNIYLKKEIEDSYCLIISVKDTGIGISEEKQEEIFEEFSQENTKIEKAYGGTGLGLTITKSLTELLKGELKLKSKQGEGSEFTVFLPVRKLTTEAAKVPEVEATPELPDLSGKTALIVDDEPSQLSLTGELLKSMGMQCDSALNGSDALKKLENRKYSLVLTDIQMPEMDGFDLIKNIRKKYKIGELPVIALSGRTDVDAETYKLAGFNKSLLKPYKPGKLQQSIAAIFKLELKEKVNNNLQHSKNNHYDLQDIYDFSAGDQEAVQTILEAFIESSRSQIELIAIARKNNDEKEVARLAHKMVPMLKQINAKHLARQLERLEQNEAFTDKEFNQLKAGILNLMEELEQEIKV; encoded by the coding sequence ATGCGAAACACAAAGCGCTCCATAACCTATAAAGTAATTGGCGGATATCTCCTGATAGCCGCACTGGCCGCTGTTGCCGTTTGGCTGGTATGGAACCAGGTTGTTGCTTTTAGTAAGGTTTCAGAGAACAACAATAACAATAACGAACAGCTTTTTATGCTGAGCGATATTACTACCAGCCTTTATGAAACTGAAAACTTAAGCAGGCAGCTTATTCAAACCGGAAATGAAGCTGATCTCGAGAAATACCAAAATCAAATAGATAGCATTCAGCTTGATATTCAGAGATTAAAAACCGGTTATGCAGATAGTTCAATGAAAAATGAACTGGATAGCATTAAAGAATTGCTATCTGAAAAGTCTACCAATCTCCAGGAACTATACGAACTAAGAGAACAACAACGTAATCAAAATTACTATTCCCAGGTTTTAAATGAATTAAAAAAAATAGATCCATCTTTTGAAGATTATAATTACCGCCAACGTTTTTCCAACCTGGAACCTCATCAACGTAGATTATTAATTAGATGGCTGGAATATTCACGAGAAGACAATGCTGAAAAACTCACCAACCGAACTGCAGACTCTATAATAGGTTCGGTTAGAAATGTATTAAGCGAGCTAGAAATTGCTAACCGACGGTTTCAAAATACCGTAGATAAAAAGGAGCAGGAATTCCTGGAAAATGATATGATTATTAACCAGCAATTAAGACGCTTGCTGGGGAAAATTGAACTGGAAGAACGGGAAGCCTCCATACAGCGAGCTAAAGTGTCCCAAAATATGATAGAAGAGAGCTCGCAAATATTCCTGATTGCAGGTATTGTGAGTTTCCTAATTATATTATTATCGCTAATTTTTATTATTAAAGATATCACTAAAAGTCAGCAATACAGGAGAGAATTAGAAGAAGCCAAAGATTTTGCTGAAACCCTGTTAAAAAGGCGGGAACAATTTATGGCCGCGATTACCCACGATTTAAGATCGCCATTAAATACGCTTATTGGCTATACAGATCTAATTGAAAAATCTTCCCTCAATACCAAGCAGTCTCATTATATGGACCAGGTAAAAAAATCGTCTAACTTCATTCTGCATTTAGTTAACGATCTCCTGGATCTTTCTAAACTGGAAGCCGGAAAAATGACGGTTAAAAAGCTACCGTTTAATCCTGCGAAACTTATAAAAGATACTGTTTACAACGCTTTACCGGCAACCAGAAATGAAAATGTAGCGATTGTTTTTGAAGCTTCAAAAGATGCAGACACACAAGTTCTTAGCGACCCTTTCAGGATCAAGCAAATAATTGCCAACCTCATCACCAATGCCTGTAAGTTTACTAAAGAAGGTGAAATTAAAGTCAATATTTACCTTAAGAAAGAAATTGAAGATAGTTACTGCCTTATTATTTCGGTAAAAGATACCGGAATTGGAATTTCTGAAGAAAAGCAAGAAGAGATTTTTGAGGAATTTTCACAGGAGAATACAAAAATAGAAAAAGCTTACGGCGGAACAGGGCTAGGACTCACTATTACCAAGAGTTTGACCGAATTATTAAAAGGTGAATTGAAACTGAAAAGCAAACAGGGCGAAGGTAGCGAGTTTACGGTTTTTCTTCCCGTTAGAAAACTTACTACTGAAGCAGCTAAAGTACCTGAAGTAGAAGCTACACCTGAATTACCTGATCTTTCCGGGAAAACCGCTCTTATTGTAGACGATGAACCTTCTCAGCTTTCGCTCACGGGCGAATTGCTTAAATCTATGGGAATGCAGTGTGATAGCGCATTGAACGGAAGCGACGCTCTTAAGAAATTGGAAAACAGAAAATATTCGCTGGTTTTAACCGATATACAAATGCCAGAAATGGATGGTTTTGACCTGATTAAAAATATCAGGAAAAAGTATAAAATTGGGGAATTACCCGTTATCGCTTTATCGGGTAGAACAGATGTTGATGCTGAAACATATAAACTCGCTGGATTCAACAAAAGTCTTTTAAAGCCTTATAAGCCCGGAAAATTGCAACAAAGTATTGCAGCTATTTTTAAACTTGAACTTAAAGAGAAAGTAAATAACAACCTTCAACATTCTAAAAACAATCATTACGATCTTCAGGATATTTATGATTTTTCGGCAGGAGATCAGGAAGCTGTGCAAACTATTTTAGAGGCGTTTATAGAAAGTTCCAGATCACAAATAGAGCTTATTGCTATTGCGCGTAAGAATAATGATGAAAAAGAAGTCGCAAGACTAGCCCATAAAATGGTACCAATGTTAAAGCAGATCAATGCGAAACATCTGGCGAGGCAGTTAGAAAGGCTTGAACAAAATGAAGCTTTTACTGATAAAGAATTTAATCAATTGAAAGCTGGAATTCTAAACTTAATGGAAGAACTGGAACAGGAAATTAAAGTTTAA
- a CDS encoding Rieske (2Fe-2S) protein — translation MMKKTLVLLLFSAIFSACSTNDDNSLNNPNLINLNFRLQLNLDFPEYNDLQFPGNSFATYNEGIRGVVVYNINNSQYTAFELSDPNHPPSNCSAMTVEGVVATCNCEDGNSYNIITGELLEGEGQYSMKPYRIERRGNTIEVYN, via the coding sequence ATGATGAAAAAAACTCTTGTTTTACTTCTATTTTCAGCAATTTTTAGCGCGTGCTCCACAAATGATGATAATTCGCTTAATAACCCCAACCTTATTAATTTGAATTTCAGGCTGCAACTAAATCTAGATTTCCCTGAATATAATGATCTTCAATTCCCAGGCAATAGCTTTGCAACCTATAACGAAGGTATACGTGGGGTTGTTGTATATAACATCAATAATTCACAATACACCGCTTTTGAATTAAGCGACCCTAATCATCCACCAAGTAATTGTTCTGCAATGACCGTTGAAGGCGTAGTTGCTACCTGTAATTGTGAAGATGGAAATTCTTATAATATTATTACAGGTGAATTACTGGAAGGTGAAGGCCAGTACTCTATGAAGCCATACCGCATTGAACGTCGCGGAAATACGATTGAGGTATATAATTAA
- a CDS encoding flavin reductase family protein → MLTIDPKEVSTGKLHRYLLGAIGPRPIAFASTIDAEGRPNLSPFSFFNVFGSNPPTLIFSPARRGRDNTVKHTYNNVKNIDEVVINIVNYDIVQQMSLSSTEYAEGVNEFEKAGFSMLKSELVRPFRVAESPVQFECKVKQVIETGQEGGAGNLVICEVLKMHINENILDEDGFIDQHKIDLVARMGGNWYSRANLGMFEVPKPLSSLGIGIDAIPAEIRESKTLTGNDLGKLGNVEALPKKDEVDSFIAENKDLADLVKANNKKDIHNQAQLFLEKNDTDAAWKLLLAKTD, encoded by the coding sequence ATGCTTACAATAGATCCAAAAGAGGTTAGCACGGGTAAACTTCACCGCTATTTGCTTGGTGCCATTGGGCCAAGGCCTATTGCTTTTGCCAGTACCATAGATGCTGAAGGCCGACCAAATTTATCACCTTTCAGCTTTTTTAATGTTTTTGGATCTAACCCACCCACTCTAATTTTTTCGCCGGCCAGGAGAGGTCGTGATAATACGGTGAAGCATACTTACAATAATGTGAAAAATATAGATGAGGTGGTGATCAATATTGTGAATTATGATATTGTTCAGCAAATGTCTCTTTCCAGTACCGAATATGCCGAAGGCGTAAATGAGTTTGAAAAAGCAGGATTTTCAATGCTGAAATCGGAACTTGTAAGACCATTTCGTGTAGCGGAATCTCCGGTACAATTTGAATGTAAGGTAAAGCAAGTCATTGAAACCGGTCAGGAAGGTGGCGCAGGAAATCTTGTAATTTGCGAAGTCCTGAAAATGCATATTAACGAAAACATTCTGGATGAAGACGGATTTATAGATCAGCATAAAATAGATCTTGTAGCCAGGATGGGAGGCAATTGGTATAGCCGCGCCAATCTTGGAATGTTTGAGGTGCCAAAACCTCTCTCTTCTCTTGGAATTGGTATTGATGCTATTCCTGCTGAAATTAGGGAAAGTAAAACCCTAACCGGAAATGATTTGGGTAAGTTAGGAAACGTAGAAGCACTTCCCAAAAAAGATGAAGTAGATAGCTTTATAGCCGAAAATAAAGATTTGGCAGACCTGGTGAAAGCCAATAACAAAAAAGATATTCATAACCAGGCACAGTTGTTTTTGGAGAAAAACGATACCGATGCTGCCTGGAAATTATTATTAGCAAAAACAGATTAA